In the Alligator mississippiensis isolate rAllMis1 chromosome 7, rAllMis1, whole genome shotgun sequence genome, one interval contains:
- the LOC106738936 gene encoding olfactory receptor 5AN6-like, with translation MAMGNHTDVSYFVLTGVSSDPELQPFLFVVFLLIYLVTVVGNGVIMVVVRSDPHLHTMMYTFLFHLSFLDICYSSITVPKMLNNFLVEKKNISLHGCLAQMSLILLVSCAEILILSAMAYDRYTAICDPLHYGGTMNKQVCIRLVGGAWLISILYSLTNTAPVLHLHFCGPNELNNFSCELPSLLEVSCTETFISKMTFFTLATIVSLTSFSIILVSYILIISTIFRIQFAVGRGKAFSTCSSHLTVVLLYYGAGFARYLRPSSGSLVVLDRLFSVQYNILTPMLNPVIYSLRNREVKAALGNLLEKM, from the coding sequence ATGGCCATGGGGAACCACACAGATGTCAGCTATTTTGTTCTGACAGGTGTTTCCAGTGACCCAGAGCTCCAGCCTTTCCTGTTTGTGGTGTTTCTACTTATATACCTAGTAACTGTGGTGGGGAATGGGGTGATCATGGTGGTAGTAAGGTCTGATCCTCACCTTCACACCATGATGTATACTTTCCTATTCCATTTATCTTTCTTGGACATATGCTACTCTTCAATCACTGTCCCAAAGATGCTGAATAATTTCCTGgtagagaaaaaaaacatttctctccatggctgccttgcccagatGAGCTTAATTCTTCTGGTGTCCTGTGCAGAAATTCTTATCCTATCAGCAATGGCCTATGATCGATATACTGCCATCTGTGACCCACTGCATTATGGGGGAACCATGAATAAACAAGTCTGTATTAGACTAGTGGGTGGTGCATGGTTGATTAGCATATTGTATTCATTGACAAACACTGCTCCTGTGTTACATTTACACTTCTGTGGGCCCAATGAACTGAACAATTTCAGTTGTGAGCTCCCATCTCTACTAGAAGTGTCCTGCACAGAAACCTTCATCAGTAAGATGACATTCTTCACTTTAGCTACGATTGTAAGTTTAACCTCCTTCTCCATCATCCTTGTCTCTTATATCCTCATCATCTCTACCATCTTCAGGATACAATTTGCTGTGGGTAGGGGTAAAGCCTTCtctacctgcagctcccacctcacTGTTGTTCTTCTTTATTACGGGGCTGGATTTGCCAGATATCTGAGACCCAGTTCAGGCTCTTTAGTGGTTCTTGACAGACTGTTCTCTGTCCAATACAATATCTTAACTCCCATGTTAAATCCtgtcatctacagcctgagaaacagggaaGTAAAGGCAGCTCTGGGGAACTTACTAGAGAAAATGTAA